A part of Desulfomicrobium baculatum DSM 4028 genomic DNA contains:
- a CDS encoding DNA cytosine methyltransferase: MKKFTVIDLFSGAGGMSYGFFKHEAFKIIAAADAELGKPSAGNGKLQCNTTYQKNIGINPVNCDLSKIDPKNLKKILKLNNNDKVNILSCCPPCTGFSRANPNNHLQDDRRNSLVRRSAEFASELSADIVVMENARELIRGNFKHHYEWFREYLECHGYNVFGRTYMLSRFGLPQIRERAIVIAAKQNLPLYTLESLWDGWGVVDEAITVRKAFSAISPSAEGQNQYPNFSSRIVRKRIEAIPLDGGSWMDLISRPDADDLLTGSMKRIIKLNKFGSYPDVYGRMALNKPAPTIKRECSHIGNGRYAHPIEHRLCSVREMAILQGFPNDFQFNGASISNLYRHIGDAVPPLVSYQLANLCHWMLTGIQPSVADAILPETNLQQSDIVRKNHQDIVYA, encoded by the coding sequence ATGAAAAAGTTTACGGTAATTGATCTATTCTCTGGTGCAGGCGGTATGAGTTACGGTTTTTTTAAACACGAAGCCTTCAAGATTATTGCTGCTGCTGATGCAGAACTAGGAAAGCCTAGCGCTGGAAACGGGAAACTACAGTGTAATACCACATATCAAAAAAATATTGGTATAAATCCTGTCAATTGCGATCTTTCAAAAATTGATCCAAAGAATCTTAAAAAAATTTTAAAGTTGAATAATAACGATAAGGTTAATATTTTATCTTGTTGTCCACCATGTACTGGGTTCAGTAGGGCAAATCCAAATAACCATCTTCAAGATGATAGAAGAAATAGCCTAGTTCGGCGTTCGGCAGAGTTTGCATCGGAACTATCTGCTGATATCGTTGTCATGGAGAATGCACGCGAGTTGATTAGGGGTAATTTCAAACATCACTATGAATGGTTTAGAGAATACCTTGAGTGTCATGGATATAATGTTTTCGGAAGAACATACATGCTTTCTCGATTTGGCCTTCCGCAAATTCGAGAGAGAGCTATTGTTATTGCTGCGAAGCAAAACCTTCCTCTCTATACTCTTGAGAGCTTGTGGGATGGTTGGGGGGTTGTTGATGAGGCGATAACTGTCCGCAAAGCTTTTAGTGCTATCTCGCCAAGTGCGGAAGGACAAAACCAGTACCCCAACTTTTCTTCTAGAATAGTTCGTAAAAGAATAGAAGCAATCCCTCTAGACGGCGGGTCATGGATGGATTTGATCAGTAGGCCTGACGCTGACGATCTCCTTACAGGATCTATGAAGAGGATCATCAAGTTAAACAAGTTTGGGTCATATCCCGATGTGTACGGGAGAATGGCGTTGAACAAGCCAGCTCCCACAATAAAGCGCGAATGCTCCCATATTGGGAACGGTCGGTACGCTCATCCTATTGAGCACCGCTTGTGCTCTGTAAGAGAGATGGCAATTCTTCAAGGTTTCCCTAATGATTTTCAATTTAATGGTGCATCAATTTCAAACTTATATAGACATATTGGTGATGCAGTCCCTCCCCTGGTTTCTTACCAACTAGCCAACCTGTGCCATTGGATGCTAACAGGTATCCAGCCATCCGTAGCAGACGCAATACTGCCAGAAACAAATCTTCAGCAATCAGATATTGTGCGTAAAAATCATCAGGACATAGTGTATGCCTAA
- a CDS encoding Rha family transcriptional regulator — MTTSLKVAEVFGKMHKDVLKAIQNLDCSEDFRGRNFALTEIEIQAGPVKRMSPMYLMTRDGFTFLAMGFTGARAAEFKERYIAEFNRMEAKTFVKEHKHDMNDIRKLIDKGLPNFRQTSYTHPQNGQQYRMYLIDHDGFTLLAMGFAGEAASSVIIWNYTKVSTRYF, encoded by the coding sequence ATGACCACCTCCCTCAAGGTGGCCGAGGTTTTCGGGAAGATGCACAAGGATGTACTCAAGGCCATTCAAAACCTTGATTGCTCTGAAGATTTTCGTGGGCGCAATTTTGCGCTGACGGAAATTGAGATTCAGGCTGGTCCCGTCAAGCGCATGTCCCCCATGTACCTGATGACCCGTGATGGGTTCACCTTCCTGGCTATGGGATTCACCGGGGCGAGAGCCGCCGAGTTCAAGGAGCGATACATCGCAGAGTTCAACCGGATGGAAGCCAAGACTTTCGTGAAGGAACACAAGCATGACATGAATGACATTCGCAAGCTGATCGACAAAGGACTGCCGAATTTTCGGCAGACCTCCTACACCCATCCACAGAACGGCCAGCAGTACCGTATGTACCTCATTGACCATGACGGATTCACCCTGCTGGCTATGGGCTTCGCCGGGGAGGCCGCCTCGTCGGTAATTATCTGGAATTACACAAAGGTATCGACTCGATACTTTTGA
- a CDS encoding DUF6538 domain-containing protein has translation MRALSLCNHLQRRGSSGNYYFRVRIPSDILEVYAPKKEIVFSLKTKDPKEAKARCRVEAVRIDQEFDEHRRRLELERQQQEQLAQAQGVGVASSPAAPLTDLDSIPDYELDRLAVLYLHEVLAHDEQERTAGSSEARKEWEENQEFLRQLHEQKGMPFTPESFPTHGVGLSPSTIQRKRERARLFLQAGGSYLASGDISIIHDRALAFLAAHDLKVEDQVGSLAFRRLCLSLIQKEMDAQEAILKRLDGQWIPTPPASQSVAYSGSQSATAGLVIGAPVVLQVNGQGQIVQAQTQEASMIPSEDNPCLSTIWESYLKERKPAPSTIKNFEGAVRRFIELVGDLPVKAVTKSHFRQYKDALLKFPVRLPHSVRKKSIQQVVAFVEKERQKGTAFELLNSKTINNKYLGALKAILAHAVDNGFIDDNPANQIRVTHDADKHGDNEPATLPYTEEELNVLFSSSFFVPGQECKFKKRMKRDAVLDYRWLPIVALFTGARLEEIGQLDVADVMEEDGVKFLFIHADQSTERRLKNKSSRRKVPIHPRLVELGFLEFVKLRSKQGAIKLFSTLKEMGGARKDKRTDAFSKWWRRYTEAIGVKTGKQKTFHSFRHTSKRALRNAGVDPSLTDAIHGHTNKSISAHYGRDKDGMGYALPVLLEAISRATMDRVIIHNPEGN, from the coding sequence ATGAGAGCTTTGTCTTTATGTAACCATCTTCAACGCCGTGGCTCATCCGGGAACTATTATTTCCGGGTTCGCATCCCATCCGACATCTTGGAGGTTTATGCCCCCAAGAAAGAGATCGTCTTCAGCCTCAAGACCAAAGACCCCAAGGAAGCCAAGGCCCGATGCAGGGTTGAAGCTGTCCGCATTGACCAAGAGTTCGACGAGCACCGTAGGCGGCTTGAGCTTGAGCGTCAGCAGCAGGAACAGCTTGCCCAGGCTCAAGGGGTAGGGGTGGCTTCATCCCCGGCGGCTCCTCTCACTGATCTTGATTCCATTCCCGACTACGAACTGGACAGGCTTGCCGTTCTCTACCTGCACGAAGTCCTGGCTCATGATGAGCAGGAGCGGACGGCTGGAAGTTCGGAGGCCCGGAAGGAGTGGGAAGAGAACCAAGAGTTCCTTCGCCAACTTCATGAACAGAAGGGAATGCCCTTCACACCTGAATCCTTCCCAACTCATGGTGTTGGCCTATCTCCGTCAACTATCCAACGTAAGCGTGAACGTGCACGGCTCTTCCTCCAGGCAGGAGGGAGCTACCTTGCCAGCGGCGATATCTCCATCATCCATGACAGGGCCTTGGCCTTCCTCGCTGCTCATGACCTCAAGGTTGAAGATCAAGTCGGTTCCCTTGCCTTCCGGCGGCTTTGCCTTTCGCTGATTCAGAAGGAGATGGATGCCCAGGAGGCCATTCTCAAACGGCTTGATGGTCAGTGGATACCAACGCCTCCGGCAAGCCAGAGCGTTGCTTACAGCGGCTCTCAAAGCGCGACTGCTGGACTTGTCATAGGTGCTCCCGTGGTTCTTCAAGTGAATGGCCAGGGACAAATCGTACAAGCCCAGACGCAAGAGGCTTCCATGATTCCATCGGAGGACAACCCCTGTCTGTCCACAATATGGGAAAGCTACCTCAAGGAGAGGAAGCCAGCACCTAGCACCATTAAGAATTTTGAAGGTGCTGTCCGTCGCTTCATTGAGCTTGTTGGCGATCTTCCGGTGAAGGCTGTCACGAAGTCCCACTTCAGACAGTACAAGGACGCCTTGCTCAAGTTTCCCGTTAGGCTCCCCCATTCCGTCCGCAAGAAGAGCATCCAGCAGGTCGTTGCCTTCGTGGAGAAGGAACGGCAGAAAGGGACGGCCTTTGAATTGCTGAACTCTAAGACGATCAACAACAAATACCTTGGAGCATTGAAGGCGATACTGGCCCATGCCGTGGACAACGGATTCATTGATGACAACCCCGCCAATCAGATCAGGGTTACCCACGATGCCGACAAGCACGGCGATAATGAACCGGCAACCCTACCGTACACGGAAGAAGAACTGAACGTCCTGTTCTCATCATCGTTCTTTGTCCCTGGCCAGGAGTGCAAGTTCAAGAAGCGGATGAAGCGTGACGCTGTGCTTGACTATCGGTGGCTTCCCATAGTGGCCTTGTTCACTGGGGCTAGGCTTGAGGAGATTGGCCAGCTTGATGTCGCTGATGTCATGGAAGAGGATGGAGTGAAGTTCTTGTTCATCCATGCCGACCAGAGCACCGAACGGCGACTCAAGAACAAGTCCTCCCGGCGCAAGGTTCCGATCCATCCCCGGCTTGTGGAGCTAGGCTTCCTTGAGTTCGTGAAGTTGAGGAGTAAGCAGGGAGCGATTAAGCTGTTTTCCACGTTGAAGGAGATGGGCGGGGCCAGGAAGGACAAGAGGACCGATGCCTTCTCCAAGTGGTGGAGGCGGTACACGGAAGCGATCGGCGTGAAGACCGGGAAGCAGAAGACCTTCCATTCCTTCCGGCATACATCCAAGAGGGCCTTGAGGAACGCAGGGGTTGATCCAAGCCTGACCGACGCGATCCACGGGCATACGAACAAGAGCATCTCGGCTCACTACGGCAGGGACAAGGACGGTATGGGGTATGCCTTGCCGGTGCTCCTTGAGGCGATCAGTAGGGCTACAATGGATCGGGTAATAATTCATAACCCAGAGGGAAACTAA
- a CDS encoding very short patch repair endonuclease, with translation MTDILSQAERSVLMSKVKSTNTKPERILRSGLHRLGFRYRLNYKALPGKPDLVFPKYKAVIFVHGCYWHRHVGCKHASTPNTNVDFWNLKFSENINRDKFVESELMKMGWRFLIVWECELKKKKIETIINAVLWLDSNVVSLTDAESIIKEINV, from the coding sequence ATGACGGATATCTTATCCCAGGCGGAACGCTCAGTTCTGATGTCGAAAGTGAAGAGCACGAACACAAAGCCGGAGCGGATTCTTCGCTCTGGACTTCATCGGCTCGGCTTCAGATATCGCCTTAATTATAAAGCACTCCCTGGAAAGCCTGATCTGGTATTTCCAAAATATAAAGCTGTTATATTTGTACATGGATGTTATTGGCATAGGCACGTTGGGTGCAAACATGCAAGTACGCCAAACACAAACGTAGATTTTTGGAATTTAAAATTTTCTGAAAATATTAATCGCGACAAATTTGTTGAATCAGAGTTAATGAAAATGGGATGGAGGTTTCTCATAGTGTGGGAATGTGAATTGAAAAAGAAAAAAATTGAGACCATTATAAATGCAGTGCTCTGGTTGGATTCAAATGTTGTTTCTCTAACCGATGCTGAGAGTATAATTAAAGAAATTAATGTTTAA
- a CDS encoding recombinase family protein: protein MAEGRFISYLRVSTAKQGLSGLGLEAQRKAVTGYLNGGNWTLLTEYVEVESGKKNDRPELNKALAHCRLTGATLVIAKLDRLSRNAHFLLGLQEAGVRFIATDMPTANELTVGIMALVAQEERKAISARTKAALAAAKERGVKLGCPNGAAHLRQYGNELGVEAVKRNADERAGKLVDVVRNIQAGGITSLKGIAEELNRRCISTARGGIWYASTVKNLISRINDKK, encoded by the coding sequence ATGGCTGAAGGGAGGTTCATCTCATATCTGCGGGTATCCACCGCCAAACAGGGACTGTCAGGGCTTGGTCTTGAGGCACAGAGGAAGGCTGTCACCGGCTACCTAAACGGCGGGAACTGGACCCTGTTGACTGAATACGTAGAGGTTGAGAGCGGCAAGAAGAACGACAGGCCAGAGTTGAACAAGGCCCTGGCCCATTGCCGCCTCACAGGAGCCACGCTTGTGATCGCGAAGCTGGACCGCCTGTCACGCAATGCCCACTTCCTGCTGGGCCTTCAGGAGGCCGGGGTTCGCTTCATCGCCACCGACATGCCGACAGCCAACGAGCTTACCGTGGGCATCATGGCTCTTGTAGCGCAGGAGGAAAGGAAGGCCATCTCGGCTAGGACCAAGGCCGCTCTTGCCGCCGCCAAAGAACGGGGCGTGAAGTTGGGCTGTCCGAATGGAGCCGCTCACCTACGGCAGTACGGGAATGAGCTAGGGGTGGAGGCGGTGAAGCGTAATGCAGATGAACGTGCGGGGAAGCTTGTCGATGTGGTCAGAAATATTCAAGCCGGGGGAATCACCAGCTTAAAAGGGATAGCTGAGGAACTTAACAGAAGATGCATTTCTACAGCCAGAGGTGGAATATGGTATGCATCAACTGTTAAGAATCTCATTTCCAGAATTAACGACAAAAAATAA
- a CDS encoding BRO-N domain-containing protein has translation MNNIITTFQFSLTTGRTLNVRVTDQNGDPWFIAKDVCDVLGFANPSDATKYLDEDEKALINNPSLTANPNGNVTIINESGLYSLILRSRKAEAKRFKKWVTSEVLPSIRKHGGYLKGQEELPEGLVSSLHKTIRENALPALRYYDLLTEHNYYPGISKHKREASKQEAIIKTAVKFDLPPSFVRQLVSHGVKEALNNGSLYV, from the coding sequence ATGAACAACATCATCACCACCTTCCAGTTCTCTTTGACCACTGGCCGGACTCTCAACGTACGTGTCACCGACCAGAACGGTGACCCCTGGTTCATCGCCAAGGATGTCTGTGATGTCCTTGGGTTCGCCAATCCCAGTGATGCTACCAAGTATCTCGATGAGGATGAGAAAGCTCTGATCAATAATCCGAGCTTGACCGCCAATCCGAATGGAAACGTCACCATCATCAACGAGTCTGGCCTCTACTCCCTGATCCTCCGGTCCCGCAAAGCGGAAGCCAAGCGGTTCAAGAAGTGGGTGACCAGTGAAGTCCTCCCCTCCATCCGCAAACACGGCGGGTACTTGAAGGGACAGGAAGAACTTCCAGAAGGCCTAGTCTCTAGTCTCCACAAAACGATCAGGGAGAACGCCTTACCCGCCTTGAGATATTATGATCTACTGACTGAACATAATTACTATCCCGGCATCTCGAAGCACAAGCGGGAAGCCTCAAAGCAAGAGGCCATCATCAAGACGGCAGTGAAGTTCGATCTTCCTCCCTCCTTCGTCAGACAGCTTGTCAGCCATGGCGTTAAAGAAGCACTGAACAATGGGAGCCTGTACGTCTAA
- a CDS encoding phage antirepressor N-terminal domain-containing protein gives MLATITQDNKCYFSPRHVCDALGITWQAQLVKIKEDRVLASVVAEIATTARDGKNYKTVMLPIEFLSEWLFTIKKVAPELQAKLNLYRAEGFRALDAWFRCLVNPNDCS, from the coding sequence ATCCTGGCTACCATCACCCAGGACAACAAGTGCTACTTCTCGCCCCGCCATGTCTGTGATGCCTTGGGTATCACTTGGCAAGCCCAGCTTGTGAAGATCAAGGAAGATCGGGTGCTTGCGTCAGTCGTAGCGGAAATCGCTACAACTGCCCGTGACGGCAAGAACTACAAGACCGTCATGCTCCCCATCGAGTTCCTTTCTGAGTGGCTCTTCACCATCAAGAAGGTTGCCCCTGAACTCCAGGCCAAGCTGAACCTCTACCGTGCCGAAGGCTTCCGTGCGTTGGACGCATGGTTCCGTTGTTTGGTTAATCCGAACGACTGCTCGTGA